In Deltaproteobacteria bacterium, the genomic stretch ACGACCTCACCGACCGCGAGGTTCTCCCGCGCGGCCACCTCGCGCAGCCCCGCGTCGAGCTCGTGCGGCGGCCCCAGCTCCGCCGCCGTGCGCTCGAGGATCGGCGTGATGAGCGAGCCATCCGCGGCGTAGACCGCGACGTGATCGAGCGCCTCGCTGCTCTCGACCACGTGCACCGCCGTGTCGATGCGAGCATCCTCGTCCATGGTGCCGTCGGTCAGGGTGCGACCAACCACCTCGAGATCGTCCTGCGCGTGGGTGAACTCGGCCGTGATGGCGTGGGCGACGTCCTGCAACACCGCGATCTGCAGCTCGCGCTGCGAGGTCTGCACGGTGTCGCTGGTCAGCGCCATCGCGGCCAGCCCGACGCCGACGATGCTCGCGATCAGGAGCGCGCCGGCGAAGATTGTCAGCTTGAGGCTGAGCGGGAACCGCACCCGCGGCCGCGGGGCCACCTCGGTGCGCGCGTTCACCGGGTGCCGCCGCTCGCGGGTGGCGCAGTCTCGGCGACCGCAGCGAGGATCGTCGCTCGGAGCTGCGCCGCGCGCTCGGCCCGTTGCTCCGCGGTCCCAGAGAGCACGCCGTCGATGGCCTGGACGCAGCCCATCAGCGCCGTGCGCAGCGGCCCCTCGGCGAGCGTGGCAGCGGCGATCGTCGCCGCGGCGTGGGCGTCGGACAGTGGATCGCGTCGGCCGTCGGCGGCGGCCTCGGCGAGGCATCGCAGCAGCTCGGCGATGCGATCGCCGCCATGGCTCGCCGCGACACCCACCGGCGCGATCGCCTCGGTCTCGCCGTAGGTCGCATGGACCATCGATGACGGCGCAACCGCGACCGCGACTGGCAACGGCAGCTCGAACCAGAACCGCGAGCCGCGTCCGGGCGTGCTGATCACCCCGATGCGACCGCCGGAGGCCTCGATGATGCGCTTGCAGATGACCAGCCCGAGCCCCGAGCCCCCGCGCGCGCGGCTGTCGGAGGCGTCGAGCTGCGAGAACTTCTGGAACAGTCGCGGTTGATCCTCGGCCGCGATGCCGGGCCCCTGGTCGGTGACCTCGACGCGGGCGAACGCGCTGCGCTGCATCATCGCGATCTTCACCGTGCCGCGCGTCGGCGAGAACTTGATGGCGTTCGACAGCAGGTTGACCAGCACCTGCACCAGGCGGTCGCGGTCGGCGATCAGCTGTAGCTCGATGCCATCGGCCGAGCCGTGGTCCAGCGTGACACCGATGTGCGCGGCGAGCCCCGCCATCTCGTGCATCGAGGCTTCGATCACCTCGCGCAGCGCCAAGGACTGTCGCTGCAGCTCGAGCAGGCCCTCCTCCATCTTGTCGAGATCGAGCATGTCGCTGATGAGCCGCACCAGACGATCGGTGTTGATGCGCGCGATCTGGACCAGCTCGTGGGCACGCTCGGGCAGCGCCCCCACGACCCCACCCTCGAGCAGGCCCAGCGAGCCGCGGATCGAGGTCAAGGGCGTGCGCAGCTCGTGGCTGACGATCGACAGGAACTCGTCCTTCATGCGCTGGACCCGAACGCGTTCGCTGACGTCGGTCGCGACCCCGACCACGCCGTCGATCTCGTCGCTGGACCCGAGCAGCGGCGAACACCGCACCTCGAAGGCGAGCCGCCCGATCTGCACGGTGGTGACGCCGATGTCGCCCCGCAGCGCCGCATCCACGATCTCGAGCAGCGCCGGCATGTGGGCGTAGCTGGTGAAGATCGAGCTGCCGACCTGCTCGGGACCCGCGAAGCCACCACCGCCGGCGCCCATGCCTTCGACGAGGGTGAAGACGCCGCGGGCGTCGAGCGAGAACAACACCAGCGGCGCGCCGGTGAGGATCGTGCGCAGCCGCGCCTGGCTGCGCTTGAACGCAGCCTCGGTGCTGCGCGGGTGCGTGACGTCTTCGTGGGTGACCAACACGCAGCCGTGCTCGACCCGGCGCACGGTCGTGGTCCAGTGACGCAGCGACCGCGCCTCGCCGAACGCGTACTCGATGCGCCAGGTCGCGATGCCGGCGTCGGCTCGGGCGCGGGCGATGGCATCGGCCACGGCACGCGCCTCGTCGTGCACGCGACTCTCGTCGGCGCGCAACGCCGCCTCGTAGTCGCCCTGGGCGAGGCCGACCCACGGGTGGACGCCGGCCCCGACGCGCCAGCCCGCGTTGGCGTGGACGAGCCGCCCATCGGCGTCGACGATCCCCACCGCCATCGGCAGGGCGTCGAGCACGGACGGTAGCGTCTGCGGGTCGATCATCGAAGGGGCGGCTCGCGTCGGGTCCTCGACGGGTCGCCCCGTGCGGACGAGTGGGACGTCAGATCAAGCGTACACCGAGCAGCAGCGAGGTGATGGTGTCGAGGTTGCGAACGCCCGGCAGCGGCTGGTTCTCGTAGCGCAGCGTGAAGGTGGTCGCGAGCGTGAAGCGGTCCGACAGCGCGACCGTCAGCGCGTTCACCCAGTTCATACGAAAGCGCTTGGCGACCAGGAAGCTCTGCAAGTACTCGAAGCCGGTGTCGAACGTGACGTACTTGCTGAGATTGTTGGTATAGCCGGCGAACAAGCGCGCGGCGTGGTTGACCAGCGTCTTGGGCGGGCGCGTGCCGGTGAGCGCCTCGGAGGTGTCGCGGCCGTCTTCGCTGCGGAGATCGAACTGGAAGTCGTAGCCGACCTCGAACCACAGCTTGTGCTTCTCCTCGGCCAACGCGTACATCGCGATGCCGGGGTCGACGTTGAGACGCAGATCCAGGCCCTGGAACTTGTCGTAGCGCGCCGTCGACATCAGGAACGCCGAGAAGCGCGGGTGGAAGAACACGTCGTAACGGACCTGCCCCTGCACGTTGCCGACGGTCTGCTTGATGTCGCCTTCGTTGACGCCCTCGGTGGCCGGGTCGTCGCGGACGGCCAGCGCAGCGCGGCCGTAGTTGCCGGCCGCGGCCGCGGTGAACTGGTGGATCTTGCGGCGCAGCAGGAACTTGCCGAGTCCGGTCACCGCCAGCGAGCGCGAGTTACCGGTGTTGAAGATGCCGCCGAAGTTGAGGTTGAGCTCGGTCGCGTCGGTCGACTCGGCCGGCTTCGCGGTCGGGGCCCCGAACTGGCCCGAGCCGCCGAGGTCGGTGCTGCCCGAGCTTGCCGGATCCTTCGTGACTGTACCCGCGGGCACGGCCGGTTCTTCGGCGGTAACGACGTTGGCGTAGGAGACCGCGAGTGCAGCGGCAAGGACTAGGGTGCTCATGGACGTTCCTCTCGTGACGGTTGCGCCGACGGAACCGTCGTGGCTTCACCCCACGACGGCGGGACCGGACGCGCAGCCTGTCCCCAGTGATCGTTGGTCGCGCGACGATGTGCACGCGACAGGCCAAGCGGCGCGGCGATCGATCGCCGCGATCGAAACACAGCGTTGCTTCCTTGGGGCAATTTGCCCCGAGCTCGACGAGGCATCCTCGGACGCGAAGTGGGTCGAACACACGTCCTGCCCTCGCTGGCGGCCACGAGCCGACGATTAGTATACCTTCGGTCGACGAGGCAAGGTTTCTCGTCAACGGCTTTGGGTACACGCGTGGAAAGTTCGCAGTCTTGGTCCGGTCGTGTCCTCGTCGTCGATGACGATGCGGACCTGTGTTCGTTGCTCGTCGCGGGCCTGGCCGCGCAGGGCTTCACCGTCGACGCGCGACAGAACGCGGAGGCTGGCCTCGCTGCACTGATCGAGGTCGAGTACGACGTCGTGCTCGCCGACCTCAACCTACCGGGCATGAGCGGCCTCGAGTTCTGCGCCAAGCTGGCGGCGGAACGCCCGGAGCTGACGGTCATCGTGATGACCGCCTTTGCGAGCATGCGATCGGCGATCGAAGCCATCCGCGCGGGCGCCTACGACTACATCGAAAAGCCCCTCTCCGTCGAGGGCGTGGGCCTGCGGGTCACCCGAATCGTCCGGGAGTGCCGCATCCGCGACGAAGCGGCCCGGCTGCGCGAGCTGGTCGCACCGACCACCGGCTTCGGTGGCCTGTCGGGCACGAGCTCGGCGATGCGCAAGGTCTACGACCTGCTGGCGCGCACCGCAGCAACCGATGCGTCGGTGCTCATCACCGGTGAGAGCGGCAGCGGCAAGGAGCTCGCGGCCCGAGCGCTCCACGACCACGGCCCCCGACGGGAGGGACCCTTCGTGGCGGTGAACTGCTCCGCGGTCCCCGAACAGCTGCTCGAGAGCGAGCTCTTCGGTCACACCCGCGGCGCCTTCACGGACGCCCGCAACGACCGCGTGGGCCTGTTCGTGCAGGCCCACGGCGGTACGCTCTTCCTCGACGAGATCGGTGAGATCCCGCTGGCCATGCAGCCCAAGCTGCTGCGCGCGCTCGAGGAGCGCTGCGTCCGTCCGGTCGGCGCCAACAAGGAGGTCGCGTTCGACGTGCGTGTGATCGCGGCCTCCAACCGCGACCTCGAAGCCGCGGTCGAAGAGGGTCGCTTCCGCGAGGACCTGTTCTTCCGCGTCAACGTGATCGGCGTGCAGCTGCCGCCGCTGCGCAACCGCGGCACCGACGTGCTGGTGCTCGCGCAGCAGTTCATCTCGCGCTTCGCGACCGCGAACGCCAAGACGGTGAACGGTCTCACGGGCGCTCGCTGCCCAGCGCATGTGCGACTACGACTGGCCCGGCAACGTCCGCGAGCTCCGCAACAGCATCGAGCGCGCGGTGGCGCTCGTGCGTGGCGAGGAGATCGACCTCGCGGACCTGCCTGAACGCATCCGCACCCATCACCGCAATCATGTGGTGATCGCGGCCGACCCCGCGACGCTGGTCCCGCTCGAGGAGGTCGAGCGTCGCTACATCGCGCGGGTGGTCGAGGCCGTCGGGGGCAACAAGACCCTGGCGTCCAAGATCCTCGGTCTCGATCGCAAGACGCTCTACCGCAAGCTCGAACGCTATCGCGCCGCCGGCGATGGCGCCTGACGCTGGCCCGCGGCCTGCACCCAGCGCCCGCACCCGATGTCTACCGAACGATCGATCGCGAAGGTCTTGCTCGTCGACGACGACGACGACGTGCGACTCATCGCACAGATGGCGCTGCGCGACGTCGGGGGTTGGCCGACGATTGCGGTCTCGACCGGTCGGGCCGCGATCGCGCTGGCGCCGACCGAGCGTCCCGACGTGATCCTGCTCGACGTGATGATGCCCGACATCGACGGCCCGACCGCCCTGCGGCTGCTGCGGGCCGATCCACGCTCTGCCGCGATCCCCGTCATCTTCATGACCGCCAAGGCCCGCGCCTCGGAGTCGGCGCGCTACCTCGAGCAGGGGGCCGCGGGGGTCATCGCGAAGCCGTTCGACCCGATGACGCTCGCCGAGCAGGTGCGCGCGATCGTCGAGCGGACGCGCCAGGGCCAGCGGCCGTGAGCGACACACCCGCGGACCCCCGCGAGTCGCTCGCCGCGGTGATCGCTGCCTTCGGCGCGCGCCTGCCCGGGCGCGTGCGGGAACTGACGGACGCGCTCGCGCGAGCCCGCGGTGGCGACGCGACGGCAACCGCCGAGGCGCACTCGCTCGCGCACCGCCTGGCGGGGACGGCCGGGTCATACGGCCACGTCGAGGCCGGACGCCACGCCGCAGCGATCGAGGATCAGCTGGGTTGCGATGCGCCCGACTGGGCCGCCGTCGATGTGGCCCTCGCCGCGCTCACGGCGTCAGCGGCACGACCTTGAACTCGATGCGCCGGTTCTTCGCGCGGCCGGCCTTGGTGCCGTTGTCGGCGATCGGGGCATCGGGCCCCTCGCCCCGCGTCTTCAGGCGATCGCCCTCGACACCGGCATCGACCAGGTACTGCTTGACGGCCTCGGCGCGCGCCTGCGACAGCGCGACGTTGGCCTCACGCGCGCCGGCGTCATCGGTGTGACCGACGATCTCGATGCGCACGGTGGGGTTGTCCTTCAAGGTCTTGACGACCTTGTCGAGCACCGCGCGCGAGCTGGGCCGGATGGTCGAGGCGCTGCTGTCGAAGGTGATGCCTTCGATGACGCCGGTCAGCTGTTGCAGCGCTGCGGGTGGCACCGCGGGCGCCTCGTCGGGGCAGCCGTCGGCGTCCTTGAAGGCGTTGTGCGTCTCCGGCTCGGTCTCGCACTCGTCCTTGCCGTCGAGCACGCCGTCGCCGTCGGTGTCGGGCACCGGACAACCACCCGCACCGTCGCCCCACTGCTTGGGACAGCGATCGCGGGTGTCGGGCACGCCGTCGTTGTCGGCGTCGCGGTCGGTCGGGCAGCCATCGTCGGTATCGGCGGCCTCGAACGGGCAGGCGTCGTCGCGATCGTAGAGACCGTCGTCGTCGCGATCGAGCTTGCGGGGTCGCAGCAATCGCCGCAGTCGCACCGTGAGGTCGAGGCCGAACACCAGCTCGCCATAGCTGCGCGGCGAGGCCCCCTCGCCCGGCGTGACGATGTGCCGGCCGTCGACCCGCATCGCGAGCCACTGGTTGGCGTGGATCTTCAGGCCCGGGCCCCACACGAACGCGCTGTCGAGGTCGTGCAGGATCCGCGGCGTCGCACGGAGCCCGACCAGACCACCACCGAGCGCGAGCGTCGGTGTCACGCGGTACGGCAGCTGTCCGAAGACCAGCATGCGGAAGGTGTACATCGAGGTCTTGGCGCCCTCGCTGGGGCTGCGACCGGGCATGCCGCCGACCTCGAGCGAGACGCCCAGGAACGACAGCACGTTGTAGGCCACGCGCACGCCGCCCGCGAAGGCACCGCGTTGCAACGAGGGCCGCGGGCCGAAGCCGGCGTCCCACAGGCCGTGCCGCTTGGGCAGGAAGAAGCCACCGAGGTAGAAGCCCACCTCGAGTGTGTCGCGCTGCGGGATCCAGCGCTTGATCCACGGCTTCTTGCGCTCGATGCCCTTCGCGGCGGCGCCACGGTTGCGATCGAGCGGGAGGTAGGGCTCGGGCTTGGCATCGGCGGCCGAGGACTTGCTGCGCTTGCCCTTGGCCTTGCTGCGCTTGCCCTTGGTGCCCTTGGCGTCGACCTCGACGCTCGCGCTCGCCTCGGGGGCCTCACGACGCGGCGGCGCGGCCTCGTCGTCGGTGGCTTCGTCGGCACTGGGCGCGGCCTCGTCGTCGCCGACCTCCACGGTGTCGTCCGAGGAGTCGGGCTGTGCCGCGAGAGCCGAAGGCGCGAGCGCCATCGCCATCGCCATCGCAGCGCGTGGGGCCCAAACACCCGAGAAACGGACGAGATGCGCTGCGGTCACGGTGGTCGCCGTGGGCAGCCTACGCCATCGCGGCGCGCGGGGTCAAAAGCCGGGCACGTTCGCAGCTCGGCGCGCCGGCGCCGTCGGGCAGCGTACGCCGCGATCGGTGCGCGGCCACCTGCGCAGGCCTTCAACCGAGCTGGCACACCGCGTCGGTGTCGAACTCCGCCTCGTAGTCGACGTCGGCGACCTCGAAGCCCCGCGTGCGCGCGTACTCGGCCAGGAAGCGATCGTGCAGCGCGAGCGGGAACGCGTCGCCGGGCTTCGAACCCTCGAAGCGGCGCGCCAGCTCCGACTGGATGTCGGCCTGCAGCTCGCGATCGTCCATCCGCAGCAGGTGGTCGGCGTCGAGGGTCGGACCTGCCGCGCCGAAGTGATCGTCGAACATGCGCTGCATCGACGCCAACGGATCCTCGAAGCGATCACCCATCACCTCGAGCAAGTGGGCGAGGTAGAACGGCACGCCGGGGATGCCGCCCGAGGCCTCGGTGACGACCGCGGGCCCCTCGACCGCGATCGCGCGACCGCCGTACTCGCGCTTCGCGATGGCATCGAGCGCGCGGGTCTGGAACTCGAGGTCGGCCTTGGCGAGCCCGATGAGCCCCTTGCGGTACACGCCCTCGTTGAGCGGGTTGCCGCGGTAGCTGATGGTGAGCAACGTGAAGCCGGGTGCGAGCACGCCGGCGGTGCTCAGCGCATCGACCCACTGCGCGACCACGCCACCACCCATCACGAACACGGTGGCGATGGCCTCCTCGGGCGACCCCGGCGGGATCTCGACGGTCGAGACCTGCGGCATGGTGTCGCCGTCACGCCCGCTGAAGGTCTTGATCGTCACGCTCTGCCCGAGCGGTCGCAGCGCGCTCGCGACGGCATTGCCGGTGCGAGGATCGATGGCCCGCGGCGCGGCCAGGGCCCACACGATGCCGTCGAGCTTGCCGCCGAAGTGCGTACGGATCTCGTCGACCACCTGGGCCATCATCGCGGGGGCGAAGGCATCGCCGTCGAGCGAGCGCGCGGTGAGCCCCGCGGCCCGTAGACCGCGCTCGATCGCGAGGTTGCGATGGAAGCCGGGCGATCCGATCTTGCGGATCTTGTTGCTGCTCTCGGGGTTGGGCTGGGCGTCGAACGAGAGGTTCAGCGTGTGGGCGCCGCGGCGCAGGCCCAGCACCGCCCGCGCGGCGCTGCCGAAGCCGCCCGAGCCGCCGACCACCAGCCAGTTGCCACCGCTGCCGGCCGCGGGTGCCGTCGTGGGCTTCGCACGCGCCATCATCGACTCGGCACCGCGCTGGGCCCCGACGGGGTGGAAGTTGCCGGGGTGGATGACGTTGCCGAGTGCGGGCACGAAACGGAACTGGAACTTCGGAATCGACAGCAGCATGGGCGGACGCGATGGTGACAAACAAAGCCGGTGCCTGGCCACCACTTCGCCGCGGGAGCTGCCACAGGCGTCACGCCCCGCCGCAAAGCCGCTTGAGCGCAGGATCGCTTTGGGCTATGCCGGCGCCACGATGATGCGCGTCCGCGAAGTGGTGTGGTCGCTGGGGTTCGCGGCGCTGCTCGGCTGCGGCGCCGGACAGGGCAAGCACCTGCAGGCCGTGACACCGCCCGATCCGCCAGCGGTGCCCGAAGGCTTCGACGCCAAGGACGAAGCCGCGCTGCCGCAGCACCGTGACGCCGCGATGGCGGCCTGCGCGTGGTACCTCGACGTCGCGCCGGCGACCGCCGACGGCAAGCGATGGGTGCGTACCCGCGACTTCGCGATCGACTGGATCGAGGCGATGAACGACCCGAAGCTGCCGGTGTTGCAGCCGGTGGTCGCCTACGTCGCGACCGACCGTCGCTACATGTACGGCGCGTACATGCGCGCGGCGTATCAGTGCGGCAAGGCCGAGTACCTGCTGCGCATGCACGACGCCGACATCGACGTGCCGGAGTTCAGCATCGAGGCCGAGACCGCGGGCATCGAGGCCATGCAGCGGCTGTTCCGCGCGATCGCCGAGTGGGACCCCAAGTCCTACTCGAAGCGGCTGCGCAAGTACGCGCGCAAGCACAAGCATGGCAAGCTCGAGCCCTTCATCGCCAAGCTCATGGGCAAGAAAGAGCGAAGCCGCCGACGCTGACCTTCTTGGGGGGGCAAGCGCGGCGGCTCGGGTGTCACCCACGGCGTGGCCGCAAGTGACGTTCAACGGTGATCGATCACTCGCCGGTGATGATCGTGCAGTGCTGCTGGTAGACCACGCCGAGGATGTCCATGGTCTTGTAGTCGAGCGTGTCGACGCGACCGATGCCACCGGCCTTCTTGGCGCCGTCGAGGCTCATGTCGCCCCACGAGGCCACGCCCAGGACGCCCGAGGCACACGCCTTGCCGGTCTTCGGGCCCGGACGAGCGGTGTCCGAGATCTGCATCTGGGTCGAGGGGTTGATGCCCTTGGCGCCGGCGTAGATGCCACCCACCGGCGGCTGGTAGCCGAGCGCACCGGCGCAGCCGGTGCCGAGGACGGAAGCGAGGACGAGGGACGAGAAGATACGTGCGCGCATGGGATTGATGCTCCGTTGGATGCGACGACGTTCCGCGAAATCGGTTGCACGGAAGTGCACGTCGCGCGGCGGGACGATAAGACGCCCGCTTCGGATGCGTCAAGTTCCGGGCACGCCGTGGTGGTGTTGCAAAACGACCACGCTCGCGCACGCGCGAGCACGATCGCGAGGCATCACGCCGGGACCGGGCCCTTGCCCTCGCGCAGGACCTCGATGACGTCGTCGACCAGACGCAACACCGTCGACGGATCGGGCCAAAGTGCCCCGCCATCGATCACCACACCGACCTCACGCGCAAATTTTCGCTCGTAGTCGTCGGGATCTTCGAGTGCGGGCTCCTGCTCCGCCGGCGTCACCGAGCCGGTCAGCAGCGGCTCCTCGAGCAGGTCCACGAGCATGCGGCACACCGGATGATCGGGCACGCGCAGCCCGACCTCGTGGTTGCGGTTCTTCATCGCCCGCGGCACCTCGGAGGTCGCACGCAGCACCATCGTGTACGGGCCCGGCAGCAGCCGCCGAATGGTGCGGAACACCTGGTTACCCACATGGCCGTAGCGCGCGAGCTCGGCCAGGTCCCGCACCAGCATCGTCAACGGCTTGGGGTGCTTGTCGTTCATGCCCTTCAGGCGACGCAGCGACGCGATGCCCTTCGAGGACGACAGCGCGCAGCCGAACGCGTAGCCGGTGTCGGTCGGATAGATGATGACGCCGTCGTCGCGCAGGGCATCGACGGCGGGTCGCAGGATCCGGGGCGCCGGACGCTCGACATCGATGTGGACGATCATGAAGCAGTCGAAGCCCCACCGCCGCCTACGGGGACGGGGGATGGGGCGCGGGTTCTGCCACGGATGCGCGCGCCGGTCCAGTGTCACCGGCGCTAGGGCTGCGTGAGCGCGCGCGCCCGCGCGTCCTTGCGGCGCCGGTGGCCCTGCACGCGGGCCTGCACGCGGGCCCACAGCCACAGGTAGCCCTCGGCCGCCAGCAGGAACGCATACGGATCGTAGGGCGTGCGCAGGCGGATGGTGCCGAAGAAGATCGCGGCCACCACGATCGAGCTGACAATCTGCCAGGCCACGAGCGTGAGGTCGGGCCGCCGTCGCAGCCACACCAGCGCCAAGCCCATGCCCAGCATCGACGGTGCCCACACGAAGATCTGGAACAGCACCGAGTAGACGTCGAGCGGCCACAGGAAGCGCTGGCGGCCCTTCTCCATCTCGGGCCACTGGCGATCCATGAACCACGACAGCGCGACGTTGACGACGCTCATCCGCAGCTGCTGCCACACGCCGGTGGCTGCGTAGCAGCGCCTGCGGATCTCGCGGTGGATCTCCGGATCACCGATGTAGCCGACGAAGCGAATGGTCTCGTCACCGAGCGCCGGTCGCACCGCCAGCGGATGCCGGGCCGGCAGCTTCCACGCGATGCGGAAGTTCGGCAGGCTCACGCGGCGGCCGTCGTCGGTGTTGTCGCGCGACTCGGAGCGCCGCAGCTGCGCCTCGGACTTGAACGCCTGCGTGACGACGTTGTGGCAGCGCCCCGCGGTGAGGTTCATGTTGGCGTTCTCGGCCACGCCGGCCCAGTAGCCGGTGTGGTAGTGGAATCGCCACGCCGAGAACGCGAGCATCGCGACCAACGGCAGCGCGATCGCCAGCAGCGTTCGCACGCGCACCCACGGTAGGCGCCGGCGATCGATGAACCATGTCAGCAGCACCAGCAGGTAGAACAACGCCGACTGTGGACGCACCGCGAAGCTGATCGCCGACAGGATCCCCGCGGTCCACGCGAAGCGTCCGGTCTGCAGCGCCACCACCAGCGTCAGCGTCGAGCCCAGCGCGAAGCACAAGAACGGCGTCTCGCTGAGGAAGTAGCCGGTGTTGGAGAGGTTCGGGTGCCACAGCAACAGCAGCACGCCCATCACCGGGGGCACCCGCGGGTGCTTGGCGATCCGCACCGCCAGCAGGTAGCCGAGCGGCACCGCCGCGGCCCCGAGCACGGCCCACCACAGCGCCGCGGCGACCAGCGCATCGAGCCCGAACAATCGCAACGGGATCGCCAACAGTGCGTGCGTCCCCCACGCCTGCCACGCCCACGTGCGATCGGCGGGCTCGTAGCCATGCGCGGCCAGATCATGCGCGCGGTCGAGGTACTTGCGCATGTCGCTGAACACGTAGTCCCCCGGGGGGTGCACCCACACCACCCAGATCACGCGGGTCAGCAGCGCGAGCGCGAACAAGCCCCACAGCCAGCGGCGATCGACCCGCAGGTGCGGCCCGAGCTGCCAGCCTTCGCCAGCGGGTTGCGGAGCATGGACCATGTCGACGGCGAGCAGCGATGCGCGGCCAAGGGCGTTGGAGACCGGTCACGCGCGGCGCGACCCGCCGCGAAGCGTCGACGGCGACGCCGGGCTTGTCAATGCGAAGGCGAGCATTCTCCGCTACAACCATCGGCGTGAGCTCGCAAACCTCGGCCTCCGTGTTCCAACGCCGTCGCGCCGTGGTCGCCGCGCGGCTGGGCTCCCGCGCGGCGCTGGTGTTCGCCGGTGGCCAGGTGCCGCGGAACTACCCCGCCAACGTGCACCCGTACCGCGCCGCGAGCCACTTCTTGTACCTCGCCGGCGTTGCGATCCCCGACGCGATGCTGTGGTTGCACGGCGGCCGCAGCGAGCTGTTCGTGCCGCCACCGGCGGATGACGACGCGCTGTGGCACGGCGAGGTGCCGAGCTTCGACGAGATCGCAGCGGCGACCGGCGTGGACACGGTGCGCTCGCGTACCGAGCTCCACGACGCCGTGCTCGTGCACGGCGTGCACAACATCGCGACGCTGCCGGCGATCGACACCCGCACGCGCAACCACCAGCGCGCGTGGCTCGACCGACGCTGGCCCGACGACGCCGCGCCGCGGGTCGACCTCCTCGACGCGGTCGACCTCGAGCTCGCCGACGCGATGATCGCGGCGCGCCTGTGCCACGACGAACACGCCATCGCGATGGTCCGCACCGCCGTGGAGGGCACGCGAGCGGCCCACCTCGCCGGCATGGCCATCACACGCCCGGGCCTGCGCGAGCACGACGTCCGCGCCGCGATGGAGCGCGAGCTCGTCGCCCGCGGCATGCCCTGCGCGTACAACAGCATCGTCACGGTGCACGGACAGGTGCTGCACAGCACCACCTACGATCGCACGCTCGCCGACGGTGATCTGCTGCTGGCGGACCTCGGCGGCGAGCACGAGGGCTTCGCGAGCGATGTCACGCGCACTTGGCCGGTCAACGGTCGCTTCTCGGCCACCCAGCGCGCGATGTACGAGCTGGTGTTGGCGGCCAACGAGGCCGCGATCGATCGCGTGCGCCCCGGCGTGCGCTACCGCGACGTGCACCTGCAGGCCGCGCGCGTGCTGGCGCGGGGCCTGGTCGATCTCGGGGTCCTGCGCGGCGAGGTCGACGGCTTGGTCGAGCGCGGCGCGGTCGCGATGCTGTTCCCCCACGGCGTCGGTCACCTGCTCGGGCTCGACGTCCACGACATGGAGGACCTCGGCGATCGTGCCGGCTATGCGCCCGGCCGCACGCGGTCGTCGCAGTTCGGCCTCGGCTACCTGCGGTTGGATCGCGACCTCGCGCCCGGCATGATCGTCACCATCGAGCCGGGGCTGTACCGCGTGGACGCGCTGCTGCGCGACGAGACCCTGTGCGGGCCATTCGTCCGCGACGGCGCGCTCGATCGCGACGCGCTGGCGCGCTTCGTCGACGTGCGAGGCATTCGCATCGAAGACGATGTGCTCTGCACACCCACCGAG encodes the following:
- a CDS encoding DUF481 domain-containing protein, which encodes MSTLVLAAALAVSYANVVTAEEPAVPAGTVTKDPASSGSTDLGGSGQFGAPTAKPAESTDATELNLNFGGIFNTGNSRSLAVTGLGKFLLRRKIHQFTAAAAGNYGRAALAVRDDPATEGVNEGDIKQTVGNVQGQVRYDVFFHPRFSAFLMSTARYDKFQGLDLRLNVDPGIAMYALAEEKHKLWFEVGYDFQFDLRSEDGRDTSEALTGTRPPKTLVNHAARLFAGYTNNLSKYVTFDTGFEYLQSFLVAKRFRMNWVNALTVALSDRFTLATTFTLRYENQPLPGVRNLDTITSLLLGVRLI
- a CDS encoding threonylcarbamoyl-AMP synthase gives rise to the protein MIVHIDVERPAPRILRPAVDALRDDGVIIYPTDTGYAFGCALSSSKGIASLRRLKGMNDKHPKPLTMLVRDLAELARYGHVGNQVFRTIRRLLPGPYTMVLRATSEVPRAMKNRNHEVGLRVPDHPVCRMLVDLLEEPLLTGSVTPAEQEPALEDPDDYERKFAREVGVVIDGGALWPDPSTVLRLVDDVIEVLREGKGPVPA
- a CDS encoding response regulator, translating into MSTERSIAKVLLVDDDDDVRLIAQMALRDVGGWPTIAVSTGRAAIALAPTERPDVILLDVMMPDIDGPTALRLLRADPRSAAIPVIFMTAKARASESARYLEQGAAGVIAKPFDPMTLAEQVRAIVERTRQGQRP
- a CDS encoding PAS domain-containing sensor histidine kinase, whose translation is MIDPQTLPSVLDALPMAVGIVDADGRLVHANAGWRVGAGVHPWVGLAQGDYEAALRADESRVHDEARAVADAIARARADAGIATWRIEYAFGEARSLRHWTTTVRRVEHGCVLVTHEDVTHPRSTEAAFKRSQARLRTILTGAPLVLFSLDARGVFTLVEGMGAGGGGFAGPEQVGSSIFTSYAHMPALLEIVDAALRGDIGVTTVQIGRLAFEVRCSPLLGSSDEIDGVVGVATDVSERVRVQRMKDEFLSIVSHELRTPLTSIRGSLGLLEGGVVGALPERAHELVQIARINTDRLVRLISDMLDLDKMEEGLLELQRQSLALREVIEASMHEMAGLAAHIGVTLDHGSADGIELQLIADRDRLVQVLVNLLSNAIKFSPTRGTVKIAMMQRSAFARVEVTDQGPGIAAEDQPRLFQKFSQLDASDSRARGGSGLGLVICKRIIEASGGRIGVISTPGRGSRFWFELPLPVAVAVAPSSMVHATYGETEAIAPVGVAASHGGDRIAELLRCLAEAAADGRRDPLSDAHAAATIAAATLAEGPLRTALMGCVQAIDGVLSGTAEQRAERAAQLRATILAAVAETAPPASGGTR
- a CDS encoding Hpt domain-containing protein; translated protein: MSDTPADPRESLAAVIAAFGARLPGRVRELTDALARARGGDATATAEAHSLAHRLAGTAGSYGHVEAGRHAAAIEDQLGCDAPDWAAVDVALAALTASAARP
- a CDS encoding OmpA family protein, with product MALAPSALAAQPDSSDDTVEVGDDEAAPSADEATDDEAAPPRREAPEASASVEVDAKGTKGKRSKAKGKRSKSSAADAKPEPYLPLDRNRGAAAKGIERKKPWIKRWIPQRDTLEVGFYLGGFFLPKRHGLWDAGFGPRPSLQRGAFAGGVRVAYNVLSFLGVSLEVGGMPGRSPSEGAKTSMYTFRMLVFGQLPYRVTPTLALGGGLVGLRATPRILHDLDSAFVWGPGLKIHANQWLAMRVDGRHIVTPGEGASPRSYGELVFGLDLTVRLRRLLRPRKLDRDDDGLYDRDDACPFEAADTDDGCPTDRDADNDGVPDTRDRCPKQWGDGAGGCPVPDTDGDGVLDGKDECETEPETHNAFKDADGCPDEAPAVPPAALQQLTGVIEGITFDSSASTIRPSSRAVLDKVVKTLKDNPTVRIEIVGHTDDAGAREANVALSQARAEAVKQYLVDAGVEGDRLKTRGEGPDAPIADNGTKAGRAKNRRIEFKVVPLTP